In the genome of Gadus morhua chromosome 14, gadMor3.0, whole genome shotgun sequence, one region contains:
- the abhd17c gene encoding alpha/beta hydrolase domain-containing protein 17C, producing the protein MPEQGPRMNVFSLGELCWLFCCPPCPSRIAAKLAFLPPEPTYSVHTDPQGASSLHLTERADWQYSQRELDAVEVFNTRSSRGNRVGCMFVRCAPNSRYTLLFSHGNAVDLGQMCSFYIGLGSRINCNVFSYDYSGYGVSSGKPSEKNLYADIEAAWQVLRNKYGVTPENIILYGQSIGTVPTVDLAARYEVAAVILHSPLMSGLRVAFPDTRKTYCFDAFPSIDKVSKVASPVLVIHGTEDEVIDFSHGLAMYERCPRAVEPLWVEGAGHNDIELYAQYLERLKQFITVELPAS; encoded by the exons ATGCCCGAGCAAGGCCCCAGGATGAATGTGTTTTCTCTTGGCGAGCTCTGCTGGCTCTTCTGCTGCCCGCCTTGCCCCAGCCGCATCGCCGCCAAGCTGGCCTTCCTGCCCCCCGAGCCCACCTACTCGGTGCACACCGACCCGCAGGGGGCCTCCAGCCTGCACCTCACAGAGCGGGCGGACTGGCAGTACTCCCAACGCGAGCTGGACGCCGTGGAGGTGTTCAACACGAGGAGTAGCCGGGGCAACAGGGTGGGATGCATGTTTGTGCGCTGCGCCCCCAACAGCAGGTACACGCTGCTGTTCTCCCACGGGAACGCCGTGGACCTGGGGCAGATGTGCAGCTTCTACATCGGCCTGGGCTCCAGGATCAACTGCAACGTGTTCTCCTACGACTACTCGGGCTACGGGGTCAGCAGCGGCAAGCCGTCCGAGAAGAACCTCTATGCAGACATCGAGGCGGCGTGGCAGGTGCTGAGGAACAA gtACGGCGTGACCCCGGAGAACATCATCCTGTACGGGCAGAGCATCGGCACCGTGCCCACCGTGGACCTGGCGGCTCGCTACGAGGTGGCCGCCGTCATACTGCACTCCCCGCTCATGTCCGGCCTGCGGGTGGCCTTCCCCGACACGCGCAAAACCTACTGCTTCGACGCCTTCCCCAG CATCGACAAGGTGTCCAAGGTGGCGTCCCCGGTGCTGGTGATCCACGGCACGGAGGACGAGGTCATCGACTTCTCCCACGGCCTGGCCATGTACGAGCGCTGCCCGCGCGCCGTGGAGCCCCTCTGGGTGGAGGGCGCGGGCCACAACGACATCGAGCTCTACGCCCAGTACCTGGAGCGCCTCAAGCAGTTCATCACCGTCGAGCTGCCCGCCTCCTGA